One genomic segment of Pseudonocardia sp. T1-2H includes these proteins:
- a CDS encoding DUF4242 domain-containing protein, which produces MPRYVIERDFPGAGSLPAEEIGAISAKSNDVLSRMPELQWDHSYVTDDKIFCVYVAPDADSIRRHAEEGGFPANAIREVAHTIDPTTGGR; this is translated from the coding sequence ATGCCGAGGTACGTCATCGAGCGAGACTTTCCCGGTGCGGGCTCCCTGCCCGCCGAGGAGATCGGCGCGATCAGCGCGAAGAGCAACGACGTGCTGTCCCGGATGCCGGAGCTGCAGTGGGACCACAGCTACGTGACCGACGACAAGATCTTCTGTGTCTATGTGGCCCCGGACGCTGACAGCATCCGTCGCCACGCCGAGGAGGGCGGGTTCCCCGCGAACGCGATTCGCGAGGTCGCGCACACGATCGACCCGACGACCGGCGGCCGCTAG
- a CDS encoding enoyl-CoA hydratase/isomerase family protein yields the protein MPEDVRYELDGHVGIVTIARPQVHNALRRKTYDELAELVQTSTARVLVITGEGRSFCSGDDVRELMNGGEENSAPRPAPRLTPAAGALLQTNIPVIAAVNGPAVGWGMEMALMADLRVAARRAKFGELFVKRGLCSDVAGIARLAQLVGRERAAELLFTGEVIDAERAERIGLVGRVVDDEQLMPAALQLARKIAANPPLAVAALKSGLREALDPDWSELGRWVSTRLGELFRTEDHREGVKSFLEKREPNYVGR from the coding sequence GTGCCTGAGGACGTCCGGTACGAGCTCGACGGGCACGTCGGGATCGTGACCATCGCGCGGCCGCAGGTGCACAACGCCCTGCGCCGCAAGACCTACGACGAGCTCGCCGAGCTCGTGCAGACCTCGACCGCCCGGGTCCTGGTGATCACCGGGGAGGGCCGCTCGTTCTGCTCCGGGGACGACGTCCGCGAGCTGATGAACGGCGGCGAGGAGAACTCGGCGCCGCGGCCCGCGCCCCGGCTCACCCCGGCCGCGGGCGCGTTGCTGCAGACGAACATCCCGGTGATCGCCGCCGTCAACGGCCCCGCTGTCGGGTGGGGGATGGAGATGGCGCTGATGGCGGACCTCCGGGTGGCCGCGCGCCGGGCGAAGTTCGGCGAGTTGTTCGTGAAGCGCGGGCTGTGCAGCGACGTCGCGGGGATCGCTCGGCTCGCGCAGCTCGTCGGGCGGGAGCGGGCGGCGGAGCTGCTGTTCACCGGTGAGGTGATCGACGCCGAGCGGGCGGAGCGGATCGGGCTGGTCGGCCGGGTCGTGGACGACGAGCAGCTCATGCCGGCCGCGCTGCAGCTGGCCCGGAAGATCGCGGCGAACCCGCCGCTGGCCGTCGCGGCGCTGAAGTCCGGGCTGCGCGAGGCGCTCGACCCGGATTGGTCGGAGCTGGGGCGCTGGGTGAGCACGCGGCTCGGGGAGCTGTTCCGGACCGAGGACCACCGGGAGGGCGTGAAGTCGTTCCTGGAGAAGCGCGAGCCGAACTATGTCGGTCGCTGA
- a CDS encoding SMP-30/gluconolactonase/LRE family protein — protein sequence MVSVDQLELREVASGLEFPEGPIAMRDGSVVLVEIKRQTLTRVHPDGKTEVIAELGGGPNGAAIGPDGAFYVCNNGGFEWHDRDGITAPGHQPADYIGGRIQRVTLDGQVTDLYTEVDGLPLNGPNDIVFDAGGGFWFTDLGKNRGRDMDIGRLCYALPDGSSITEVVHPLMTPNGVGLSPDGSCVYVAETGPGRVWAWNVDGPGRVSPPGEPPRGPGGAMLLHGFAGYQLLDSLAVDGAGNVCVATLVTGAVSIIADDGTLLRQIPVPEPDPYVTNICFAGGDSRTAFITSSGLGKLYTLQWPYPGLDLAFSA from the coding sequence ATGGTCAGCGTTGATCAGCTCGAGCTCCGCGAGGTCGCCTCGGGACTGGAGTTCCCGGAGGGCCCGATCGCGATGCGGGACGGCTCGGTCGTCCTCGTGGAGATCAAGCGGCAGACGCTCACCCGGGTCCACCCGGACGGCAAGACCGAGGTGATCGCGGAGCTGGGCGGCGGCCCGAACGGCGCCGCGATCGGCCCGGACGGCGCGTTCTACGTCTGCAACAACGGCGGCTTCGAGTGGCACGACCGGGACGGGATCACCGCGCCGGGCCACCAGCCCGCGGACTACATCGGCGGCCGGATCCAGCGGGTCACCCTGGATGGGCAGGTCACCGACCTCTACACCGAGGTCGACGGGCTCCCGCTGAACGGCCCCAACGACATCGTCTTCGATGCAGGCGGCGGCTTCTGGTTCACCGACCTCGGCAAGAACCGTGGGCGGGACATGGACATCGGGAGGCTCTGCTACGCGCTGCCCGACGGCTCGTCGATCACCGAGGTCGTGCACCCGCTGATGACGCCCAACGGCGTCGGGCTGTCCCCGGACGGCAGCTGTGTCTACGTCGCCGAGACCGGTCCCGGCCGGGTCTGGGCCTGGAACGTCGACGGGCCCGGCCGCGTCTCGCCGCCCGGCGAACCCCCGCGCGGCCCGGGCGGCGCGATGCTGCTGCACGGCTTCGCGGGCTACCAGCTGCTGGACTCCCTGGCCGTCGACGGCGCGGGCAACGTCTGCGTCGCCACGCTCGTCACCGGGGCGGTCAGCATCATCGCGGACGACGGCACCCTGCTCCGGCAGATCCCGGTGCCCGAGCCGGACCCGTACGTCACCAACATCTGCTTCGCAGGCGGGGACTCCCGCACGGCGTTCATCACCTCGTCCGGCCTGGGGAAGCTCTACACGCTCCAGTGGCCGTACCCCGGGCTCGACCTCGCGTTCTCGGCCTGA
- a CDS encoding class I adenylate-forming enzyme family protein, whose product MVRREALTGVSGVPTVMRQLVEDAIADPDGFGTLAAISMGGSPIPPDLIGTIDDTFTSLVAPANGYGLTETTSAVVSNSGQDYVTHPDSVGRCAPGADVRVVDPATGEDAEPGGVGELWFRGPNVVRGYWNNPEGTAAAFTDGWFHTGDLGLTRDGWVYVVDRMKDVVIRGGENIYCAEVEGALFEHPAVADVAIVGLPHARLGEQAVAVVNVRAGIPVTAEELQQHVRERLAEFKVPEHVVFREQPLPRTPSGKVLKRELRAAVAGEAEGA is encoded by the coding sequence CTGGTCCGCCGCGAGGCGCTGACGGGCGTCTCCGGGGTGCCGACGGTGATGCGGCAGCTCGTCGAGGACGCGATCGCGGACCCGGACGGTTTCGGCACACTCGCCGCGATCAGCATGGGCGGTTCGCCGATCCCGCCGGACCTGATCGGGACGATCGACGACACCTTCACCTCGCTCGTCGCCCCGGCCAACGGCTACGGGCTCACCGAGACGACGTCCGCCGTCGTCTCGAACTCCGGGCAGGACTACGTGACCCACCCGGACAGCGTCGGCCGCTGTGCGCCCGGTGCGGACGTGCGCGTGGTCGACCCCGCGACCGGCGAGGACGCGGAGCCGGGCGGCGTCGGGGAGCTGTGGTTCCGCGGGCCGAACGTGGTGCGGGGCTACTGGAACAACCCGGAGGGCACCGCGGCGGCGTTCACCGACGGCTGGTTCCACACCGGCGACCTGGGCCTGACGCGCGACGGCTGGGTGTACGTCGTCGACCGGATGAAGGACGTGGTCATCCGCGGCGGCGAGAACATCTACTGCGCCGAGGTCGAGGGCGCACTGTTCGAGCACCCGGCGGTGGCGGACGTCGCGATCGTCGGGCTGCCGCACGCCCGGCTCGGCGAGCAGGCCGTCGCCGTCGTGAACGTGCGGGCGGGGATCCCGGTGACCGCCGAGGAGCTGCAACAGCACGTCCGCGAGCGGCTGGCGGAGTTCAAGGTGCCCGAGCACGTCGTGTTCAGGGAGCAGCCGCTGCCGCGCACACCGAGCGGGAAGGTGCTCAAACGAGAGCTGCGGGCCGCCGTGGCAGGGGAGGCCGAGGGTGCCTGA
- a CDS encoding ABC transporter substrate-binding protein: MFPISGGGSQVAAASGPADPQAIFRWAHVVGLSRFDPHKATSSYDNTYLFLTYDRLVHTDNDLRPVAGLATRWEFSPDGKALDLQLREGVTFHDGTPFDPAAVKANIERAKTVEGSSVRNELATVQSVEVTGPNSVRLVLSAPTASLPLVLSDRAGSMISPAAFDNPDLDQKPVGAGMFTVAGYQPQAKIEYRAAPNYWDPDSVKVAGIDMFIYTDPATRLNALRTGAVDGTPISPDQLPEAEAAGLRIERGRTNNFYFFHPNRARSEFGDVRVRRALSHAINRKALVDSLMRGYGEVTTQPVPSWSFAYNKDLPAETYPYDPAKAEALLAEAGLPNGFTFEALVPVNPDSQRHAEAIQADLKAVGVTMTIRSMEGQQLTDVFFARKEGDLLIGTGGGRADPAQTTGLRYLPQGFNNPSGISTPTVERFQQEAQSTTDPAKRAEAFHSLMKEVMDQELDGVLYFLASPIALSDKVITYSPALYDRPEFRGVEKAAEGA; the protein is encoded by the coding sequence GTGTTCCCCATCTCCGGCGGAGGCTCGCAGGTCGCGGCGGCGAGCGGGCCGGCTGATCCGCAGGCGATCTTCCGATGGGCGCACGTCGTCGGGCTGAGCCGGTTCGACCCGCACAAGGCGACGTCGAGCTACGACAACACCTACCTGTTCCTCACCTACGACCGGCTGGTCCACACCGACAACGACCTCAGGCCCGTCGCCGGCCTCGCCACGAGGTGGGAGTTCTCGCCGGACGGCAAGGCGCTGGACCTGCAGCTGCGCGAGGGCGTCACCTTCCACGACGGCACGCCGTTCGATCCCGCGGCCGTGAAGGCCAACATCGAGCGGGCCAAGACCGTCGAGGGATCGTCCGTGCGCAACGAGCTCGCGACGGTGCAGTCCGTGGAGGTGACCGGCCCGAACAGCGTGCGGCTGGTGCTGAGCGCGCCCACGGCGTCGCTGCCGCTGGTCCTCTCGGACCGGGCGGGCTCCATGATCAGCCCGGCCGCGTTCGACAACCCGGACCTGGACCAGAAGCCGGTCGGTGCGGGGATGTTCACGGTGGCGGGCTACCAGCCGCAGGCGAAGATCGAGTACCGCGCCGCGCCGAACTACTGGGACCCCGACTCCGTCAAGGTCGCCGGGATCGACATGTTCATCTACACCGACCCGGCGACCAGGTTGAACGCGCTGCGGACCGGGGCGGTCGACGGCACGCCCATCTCGCCGGACCAGCTGCCGGAAGCCGAGGCCGCGGGCCTGCGGATAGAGCGCGGCCGCACCAACAACTTCTACTTCTTCCACCCCAACCGGGCCCGTTCGGAGTTCGGTGACGTGCGGGTGCGCCGCGCGCTGTCCCACGCGATCAACCGCAAGGCGCTCGTCGACTCGCTGATGCGCGGGTACGGCGAGGTGACCACCCAGCCGGTGCCGTCCTGGAGCTTCGCCTACAACAAGGACCTGCCGGCGGAGACCTACCCGTACGACCCGGCGAAGGCCGAGGCGCTGCTGGCGGAGGCCGGGCTGCCGAACGGCTTCACCTTCGAGGCGCTGGTGCCGGTCAACCCGGACTCCCAGCGGCACGCCGAGGCGATCCAGGCGGACCTCAAGGCCGTCGGCGTCACCATGACGATCCGGTCGATGGAGGGCCAGCAGCTCACCGACGTGTTCTTCGCGCGCAAGGAGGGTGACCTGCTGATCGGCACCGGCGGCGGCCGCGCGGACCCGGCGCAGACCACCGGGCTGCGCTACCTGCCGCAGGGCTTCAACAACCCGTCCGGCATCAGCACGCCGACCGTCGAGAGGTTCCAGCAGGAGGCGCAGAGCACGACGGACCCGGCGAAGCGCGCCGAGGCCTTCCACAGCCTGATGAAAGAGGTCATGGACCAGGAGCTCGACGGCGTCCTGTACTTCCTGGCGTCGCCGATCGCCCTGTCCGACAAAGTGATCACCTACAGCCCGGCGCTCTACGACCGCCCGGAGTTCCGCGGCGTGGAGAAGGCCGCCGAGGGCGCCTGA
- a CDS encoding AMP-binding protein, translated as MRISDVLEFGAARVPDAIALRFEGESWTYAQLDDQVRRLARGLAYHAASGDRVAMLTENNPEYVLAYYGVPLAGMALVFVNYRLTPREVELNLSDSTPTVLITEMKYLETARTAMATVPSITTLIVIDGAPEGALPFRVLLDGPEPGQPEPPEETAPAWLIYTSGTTGRAKGAVLTHRNVTAAVLNSAVSWEHDDEPGVSLQPWPLCHIAGYGVLVAHVHGDAVVVLRRYDPEGFLAAVQETRATSTSVAPTMLAMLLRHPSFAEYDTSSITRIGYGWAPMPAAVLREAMAAFPNARFQTGFGMTELAGNVMVHGSADHVAAAEGRTELLTSVGKPMFLSAVRVVDEHDEDTGPDEVGELVIRGDQVCAGYWNRPEATAEAFRGGWFHSGDLAKRDAEGYFSIVDRKKDMILTGGENVYSREVEEVLHQHPAVAAAAVVGEPDEVWGEIVVAVIEPHEGREPTAEDIREFCRDRLAGYKRPRKVLLVPELPRNTVGKVLKRELRALVTGVDKATARS; from the coding sequence GTGCGGATCAGTGACGTCCTGGAGTTCGGCGCCGCCCGTGTCCCCGACGCGATCGCGCTCCGGTTCGAGGGGGAGAGCTGGACCTACGCGCAGCTCGACGACCAGGTCCGGCGCCTTGCCCGCGGGCTGGCGTACCACGCGGCCTCCGGGGACCGGGTGGCGATGCTGACCGAGAACAACCCCGAGTACGTGCTGGCCTACTACGGCGTCCCGCTCGCCGGGATGGCGCTGGTGTTCGTCAACTACCGGCTCACCCCGCGCGAGGTGGAGCTCAACCTGAGCGACTCCACGCCGACCGTGCTGATCACCGAGATGAAGTACCTGGAGACGGCGCGGACGGCGATGGCGACCGTCCCCTCGATCACCACGCTGATCGTGATCGACGGCGCACCCGAAGGGGCCCTGCCCTTCCGGGTCCTGCTCGACGGGCCGGAGCCCGGGCAGCCGGAGCCCCCCGAGGAGACGGCCCCGGCCTGGCTGATCTACACCTCCGGCACCACCGGGCGGGCCAAGGGCGCGGTCCTGACCCACCGCAACGTCACCGCGGCGGTGCTGAACTCGGCCGTCAGCTGGGAGCACGACGACGAGCCGGGCGTCTCCCTGCAGCCCTGGCCGCTCTGTCACATCGCCGGCTACGGCGTGCTGGTCGCCCACGTGCACGGGGACGCCGTGGTGGTGCTGCGCCGCTACGACCCCGAGGGCTTCCTCGCCGCGGTCCAGGAGACCCGCGCGACCAGCACGTCCGTCGCGCCGACGATGCTCGCGATGCTGCTGCGGCACCCCTCGTTCGCGGAGTACGACACGTCGTCGATCACCCGGATCGGCTACGGCTGGGCGCCGATGCCCGCGGCCGTGCTGCGGGAGGCGATGGCCGCGTTCCCGAACGCGAGGTTCCAGACCGGGTTCGGCATGACCGAACTCGCGGGCAACGTCATGGTGCACGGCTCGGCGGACCACGTCGCCGCGGCGGAGGGCCGGACCGAGCTGCTGACGTCGGTCGGGAAGCCGATGTTCCTCTCCGCGGTGCGCGTGGTGGACGAGCACGACGAGGACACCGGCCCGGACGAGGTCGGCGAGCTCGTGATCCGCGGGGACCAGGTCTGCGCGGGCTACTGGAACCGCCCCGAGGCCACCGCCGAGGCGTTCCGCGGCGGCTGGTTCCACAGCGGTGACCTGGCCAAACGGGACGCCGAGGGCTACTTCTCGATCGTCGACCGGAAGAAGGACATGATCCTCACGGGCGGGGAGAACGTGTACTCCCGCGAGGTCGAGGAGGTCCTGCACCAGCATCCGGCGGTGGCCGCGGCGGCGGTCGTCGGCGAGCCGGACGAGGTGTGGGGCGAGATCGTCGTCGCCGTCATCGAGCCACACGAAGGCCGGGAGCCGACGGCCGAAGACATCCGCGAGTTCTGCCGGGACCGCCTCGCCGGCTACAAGCGCCCGCGGAAGGTCCTGCTGGTGCCGGAGCTGCCGCGCAACACCGTCGGCAAGGTGCTCAAGCGCGAGCTCCGCGCGCTCGTGACGGGCGTTGACAAGGCCACCGCCCGCTCCTAG
- a CDS encoding phosphotransferase family protein: MSVAELAGLHTGPVEEWLAANVPGLVAPVRFGLVAGGRSNLTYRVTDAEGTHYALRRPPLGGVLSTAHDMGREWRFLSAMAPTAVPVAPPLAFCDDESVTGAGFYVMGFVDGRVLTDRAAAEELEPAARKRAGEHVVEVLAALHAVNPDAVGLGATAPQEGYVQRQLRRWNRQVHASLAADDPDLGQLEEIHDVLAAHIPEQTRGVVHGDFRPGNMAFGPDGTVRAVFDWEAPPWATRWRTCPTWSLPGTSPATRSPRASSPAPPRCRASRAATSSSPITRG; the protein is encoded by the coding sequence ATGTCGGTCGCTGAGCTCGCGGGCCTGCACACGGGACCGGTCGAGGAGTGGCTGGCCGCCAACGTCCCCGGGCTGGTCGCGCCCGTGCGGTTCGGGCTCGTCGCGGGCGGCCGCTCCAACCTGACCTACCGCGTCACGGACGCCGAGGGGACGCACTACGCGCTGCGCCGCCCGCCGCTCGGCGGGGTGCTGAGCACCGCGCACGACATGGGCCGGGAGTGGCGGTTCCTCTCGGCGATGGCCCCGACGGCCGTCCCGGTCGCGCCGCCGCTGGCCTTCTGCGACGACGAGTCCGTGACCGGCGCCGGCTTCTACGTCATGGGCTTCGTCGACGGCCGGGTGCTGACGGACCGCGCCGCGGCGGAGGAGTTGGAGCCGGCCGCCCGGAAGCGGGCCGGGGAGCACGTCGTCGAGGTGCTGGCGGCGTTGCACGCGGTCAACCCGGACGCCGTGGGGCTCGGCGCGACGGCGCCGCAGGAGGGGTACGTGCAGCGGCAGCTGCGCCGCTGGAACCGCCAGGTGCACGCCTCGCTGGCCGCGGACGACCCCGACCTCGGACAGCTCGAGGAGATCCACGACGTCCTCGCCGCGCACATCCCGGAACAGACCCGCGGCGTCGTCCACGGGGACTTCCGGCCGGGCAACATGGCCTTCGGGCCGGACGGCACGGTCCGGGCGGTCTTCGACTGGGAAGCTCCACCCTGGGCGACCCGATGGCGGACCTGTCCTACCTGGTCGCTGCCTGGCACGAGCCCGGCGACGAGGTCGCCGAGGGCGTCGAGCCCGGCCCCACCTCGGTGCCGGGCTTCCCGAGCCGCGACGAGCTCGTCGCCCATTACACGCGGCTGA
- a CDS encoding class I adenylate-forming enzyme family protein encodes MTTVSTDFGGSVRSELTARFTALGAPFALTDTTVRGVPWRVYERGPHTLRELFELSATWDDRVFTVFEHERVTYAEHARIVAGLATLLHDEYGLRQGDRLAVTMRNFPEWMPWFYAAQVSGIVFVPLNAWWTAAELRYALGDCEAKLVVADAERTALLAPYLAELPPLIEVRGGDPVSGVRAWSDVLASLDLDAPLPDVEIAPDDDATILYTSGTTGRPKGAIGTHRNHCTNILNTLLGATVGLAIANGGEPPEPDPDAPQAGALCTFPLFHIAGITSLTYTPLTGGSSSRSTGGTAPRPGSWSAARR; translated from the coding sequence ATGACCACGGTCTCGACGGACTTCGGTGGCAGCGTCCGCTCCGAGCTCACCGCCCGGTTCACCGCTCTCGGCGCGCCCTTCGCCCTCACCGACACGACCGTGCGCGGCGTCCCGTGGCGGGTCTACGAACGGGGCCCGCACACCCTGCGCGAGCTGTTCGAGCTCAGCGCGACCTGGGACGACCGGGTCTTCACCGTCTTCGAGCACGAGCGGGTCACCTACGCCGAGCACGCGCGGATCGTCGCGGGCCTCGCCACGCTTCTGCACGACGAGTACGGCCTCCGCCAGGGCGACCGGCTCGCCGTCACGATGCGGAACTTCCCCGAGTGGATGCCGTGGTTCTACGCCGCGCAGGTCTCCGGGATCGTGTTCGTCCCGCTCAACGCCTGGTGGACGGCGGCGGAGCTGCGCTACGCCCTGGGTGACTGCGAGGCGAAGCTCGTGGTCGCGGACGCCGAGCGCACCGCGCTGCTGGCCCCGTACCTCGCGGAGCTCCCGCCCCTGATCGAGGTCCGCGGCGGCGACCCGGTCTCCGGCGTCCGCGCCTGGTCCGACGTGCTGGCCTCGCTCGACCTCGACGCGCCCCTGCCGGACGTCGAGATCGCGCCGGACGACGACGCCACGATCCTCTACACCTCCGGCACCACCGGCCGGCCCAAGGGGGCGATCGGCACCCACCGCAACCACTGCACGAACATCCTCAACACCCTCCTCGGCGCCACGGTCGGCCTGGCGATCGCCAACGGTGGCGAGCCACCCGAGCCGGATCCCGATGCTCCCCAGGCCGGCGCGCTGTGCACGTTCCCCCTGTTCCACATCGCGGGGATCACGAGCCTGACGTACACGCCGCTGACCGGGGGAAGCTCGTCACGCAGTACAGGTGGGACCGCGCCGAGGCCCGGGAGCTGGTCCGCCGCGAGGCGCTGA